Below is a genomic region from Laspinema palackyanum D2c.
GCTTGTTTGACGTAGCTTTCCCATAACTTTCTAATTTTAGCCAAATAAGGATCACCGAGTCTCAATCTCAAGCGATGGCGGATGGTGAAGGAATCCGTATGATACATGACAATATCAATGGGTGGTCCTACAGAAATATTAGATTTCATGGTAGAATCAATGGAGAGTAAGGCACATTTTGCCGCAGCTTCTAACGGGGTATTTGCTGTTAAGGTGCGGTCTAGGAGGGGTTTGCCATATTTGGTTTCTCCAATTTGGAGAAAGGGGGTTTCTTTGGTGGCGTGAATGAAATTTCCCTGACTGTAAATTAAATACAGATTGGGTTCTTCCCCCGAAATTTGACCGCCCAGTAATATACTGCATTTAAAATCGATGCGATCGCGTTCTAGGAAAGGTCGGTCCTGTTCTTGAATCGCTCGGATTTTGTTGCCAATATAACGAGCCACTTCTGCCAAACTGGGAAGGGTGTGAAGATTGACCTCTTCTTGATGTTTAATATCTTTCTCTAAGGCAGC
It encodes:
- a CDS encoding peptidase, which translates into the protein MTYCLGILTRFGLVIAADSRTNAGVDHISTYQKLFDFSVPGERTILLCTSGNLSITQGAIAALEKDIKHQEEVNLHTLPSLAEVARYIGNKIRAIQEQDRPFLERDRIDFKCSILLGGQISGEEPNLYLIYSQGNFIHATKETPFLQIGETKYGKPLLDRTLTANTPLEAAAKCALLSIDSTMKSNISVGPPIDIVMYHTDSFTIRHRLRLRLGDPYLAKIRKLWESYVKQAFDDMPDVEWEYYEDDVKEDILID